A window of Ipomoea triloba cultivar NCNSP0323 chromosome 2, ASM357664v1 contains these coding sequences:
- the LOC116010986 gene encoding uncharacterized protein LOC116010986, giving the protein MNFQLLAPFTIEEVKAALFDMAPKKAPGPDGMSPSFYQNFWPIVGHDLYMFVLHCLNTCSFSDGLNTTNIVLVPKKKVPEKVSDLRPIALCNVVYKVMAKVLANRMKGILDTIISPTQSAFVPNRLLSDNVIVAGEVGHYLRRKCNWSVGWAALKLDMAKAYDRMECLLFFKDTQQQVQKIKNCLEEYCAASGQAVNYDKSNVMFSTNTPTDMRSFVADCMGVQVTEDLGKYLGLPSVLGRNKTAIFRFIEQRIRERIGAWQQKLISKAGREVLIKSIAQALPIFTMSVFLLPGRVCDTIEKTLNRYWWSGSEGRQKGIHWLSWSRLSVPKKWGGLGFKKIDEFNIALLVKQGWRLLLNPNSLLNPNSLGNNPSYIWRSILAGQPVLKLGVARTIGDGKDTRVWGWPWLADSTNPMLQTPRFDMLNDATVSGLLDEQGNWDEEILHDLFETVDIRRILATPVSLQFKDTWRWVGDLRGMYSVKNGYQLLTSQSMAVELNVAFSAWDRLWKLPVPPQVKNLLWRCARNIVPVREVLKQKHVYIGGGCPLCANAVETVEHLFCMCEVASQIQSLQLNWMESFLNPNVNEPVNIPIVWFPPPQGFLKCNVDAAIFDDGAGYGAVLRDHQGRFVAARCDRLTSVRDPFLAEALAVKEALSWIKEAGHINIIVETDCLNFCLAFNSRTLDCSYVGFIVKQCLSLANDIGNILVRHVKRSANHVAHVLARATGSSSVLGSWVSNPPDCIAELMSY; this is encoded by the exons ATGAATTTTCAGCTTCTGGCTCCTTTTACTATTGAAGAGGTTAAAGCTGCACTCTTTGATATGGCTCCTAAGAAGGCCCCCGGTCCAGATGGTATGTCACCCTCCTTTTATCAGAATTTCTGGCCAATAGTTGGGcatgatttatatatgtttgtctTACATTGCCTTAATACCTGTTCATTTTCTGACGGCCTAAACACTACGAATATTGTTCTAGTCCCTAAGAAAAAAGTGCCAGAAAAAGTTTCAGACTTGAGGCCGATTGCTTTATGTAATgtggtttataaggtcatggcaAAAGTTTTGGCCAATCGCATGAAAGGAATTTTAGACACTATTATTTCACCCACGCAAAGTGCTTTTGTTCCAAATCGGTTGTTGTCTGATAATGTGATTGTTGCGGGTGAAGTAGGCCACTATTTGCGGAGGAAATGTAACTGGTCTGTGGGTTGGGCTGCATTAAAACTTGATATGGCTAAGGCTTACGATCGAATGGAGTG TTTGTTGTTTTTCAAGGACACCCAACAACAAGTGCAAAAGATTAAGAATTGTTTGGAGGAGTACTGTGCAGCCTCAGGGCAAGCTGTGAATTATGATAAATCCAATGTGATGTTCAGTACCAACACGCCAACAGATATGCGTTCCTTTGTAGCTGATTGCATGGGGGTGCAGGTGACTGAGGATCTTGGTAAATACTTGGGCTTGCCTTCTGTTTTGGGAAGGAATAAAACTGCCATTTTTCGATTTATTGAGCAAAGGATTCGAGAGAGAATTGGTGCTTGGCAACAGAAGCTTATATCGAAAGCCGGGAGGGAAGTGTTGATTAAAAGTATTGCACAAGCTCTTCCAATTTTTACCATGTCTGTATTCTTATTGCCGGGCCGTGTTTGTGATACAATTGAAAAAACTTTGAACCGATATTGGTGGAGTGGCAGCGAAGGCCGTCAGAAGGGAATCCATTGGTTAAGCTGGTCTCGTTTAAGTGTTCCTAAAAAGTGGGGAGGTTTgggctttaaaaaaattgatgaatttaATATAGCACTTTTGGTCAAGCAAGGGTGGCGTCTACTGCTGAATCCAAATTCGTTGCTGAATCCAAATTCGTTAGGAAATAATCCTAGCTATATTTGGAGAAGTATTCTGGCCGGTCAACCAGTTCTAAAGTTAGGTGTTGCTCGTACGATTGGCGATGGTAAAGATACTAGAGTGTGGGGATGGCCTTGGTTGGCTGATTCGACTAATCCAATGCTGCAAACACCTAGGTTTGATATGCTAAATGATGCCACTGTTTCTGGATTATTAGATGAGCAAGGCAATTGGGATGAGGAGATCCTGCATGATTTATTTGAGACTGTTGATATAAGACGAATCCTTGCAACTCCAGTATCACTCCAATTTAAGGATACTTGGCGTTGGGTTGGGGACTTAAGAGGTATGTACTCGGTCAAAAATGGATATCAACTTCTTACTTCTCAATCCATGGCTGTCGAGTTGAATGTCGCTTTCTCTGCATGGGATAGGTTATGGAAGCTTCCAGTTCCTCCTCAAGTTAAAAATCTACTATGGAGGTGTGCTCGTAACATTGTTCCGGTTCGTGAAGTTCTTAAGCAAAAGCATGTGTACATTGGTGGTGGTTGTCCTTTATGTGCTAACGCGGTTGAGACAGTTGAACATTTATTCTGCATGTGCGAAGTTGCTAGTCAA ATCCAGAGCTTACAACTCAACTGGATGGAATCATTTTTAAATCCCAATGTCAATGAACCTGTTAATATCCCCATTGTTTGGTTCCCCCCTCCTCAAGGATTTTTGAAGTGTAATGTTGATGCAGCGATATTTGATGATGGTGCAGGTTATGGAGCGGTTCTTCGTGATCATCAAGGAAGGTTTGTGGCAGCCAGGTGTGATCGTTTAACATCGGTTCGAGATCCTTTTTTGGCTGAAGCGCTAGCAGTTAAAGAAGCATTGTCTTGGATCAAGGAGGCTGGGcacattaatattattgttgaaacggattgtttaaatttttgtctTGCTTTTAATTCACGTACTTTAGACTGTTCGTATGTTGGTTTTATAGTTAAGCAATGCCTTTCTTTGGCAAATGACATTGGGAACATTTTAGTTCGCCATGTCAAgaggtcagcgaatcatgtgGCTCACGTGTTAGCACGGGCAACTGGTTCTTCGTCTGTCCTGGGTTCGTGGGTGTCTAACCCTCCTGATTGTATTGCTGAGTTGATGAGTTATTAA
- the LOC116005033 gene encoding uncharacterized protein LOC116005033 codes for MAMSFHSHMVGCKRSEVRRRRWQVVAMSPFSIVPKTEQSGSINNSSKSFPSDADRSGGEALLTQQNNAVGIIGGVSVDSTLNFVNKLAKCDGENGFPFVLCSDPLLSKEMLSYERSSLPFLTGSRQPKRDHTSIVDSLRRKRMFLERSGARCIVMPCHIAHSWYEDVAAGSSICFLHMGECVAKELKEAKLRPLEAGSPLRIGVLATNTDLTAAFYQQKLQSEGFEVVVPDKATIEHTIIPAVEALTRKDIEGAQNLFRIALQVLLVRAVNTVIIASDDMRQVLPPDDPLLKKCIDPLDALARSTVKYALSAERCKEA; via the exons ATGGCAATGTCTTTCCATTCACATATGGTGGGTTGCAAGAGGAGTGAGGTTAGAAGAAGGAGATGGCAAGTTGTTGCCATGTCTCCTTTTTCAATTGTGCCCAAAACTGAACAAAGTGGTAGTATAAACAACTCCAGCAAGAGTTTTCCCTCAGATGCAGATCGTAGTGGCGGTGAGGCTCTGCTCACTCAACAAAATAATGCTGTAGGGATCATTGGAGGAGTGTCTGTGGATTCAACTCTGAATTTTGTTAACAAGCTTGCGAAATGCGATGGGGAAAATGGTTTCCCTTTTGTCCTCTGCTCTGATCCACTGCTGAGCAAGGAGATGTTGTCCTATGAAAGGAGTTCACTCCCTTTCCTTACCGGTAGTAGGCAACCTAAGAGGGATCACACCTCAATCGTAGACAGTTTGAGGCGTAAAAGGATGTTTCTTGAGAGGTCTGGAGCGCGGTGCATTGTTATGCCGTGTCACATTGCACATTCATGGTACGAGGATGTTGCAGCTGGATCCTCGATTTGTTTTCTGCATATGGGTGAGTGTGTAGCCAAGGAGCTCAAGGAAGCTAAACTCAGGCCTCTTGAAGCAGGAAGCCCTCTGCGCATTGGCGTCCTCGCTACCAATACTGATCTCACTGCTGCTTTTTACCAGCAAAAGCTTCAAAGTGAG GGTTTTGAGGTTGTAGTACCAGATAAGGCAACCATAGAACACACAATTATCCCTGCAGTGGAAGCCCTAACCAGAAAGGACATAGAAGGGGCACAGAACCTATTCAGAATCGCGTTACAGGTGCTCTTAGTGAGAGCTGTCAACACTGTGATAATCGCCTCAGATGACATGCGCCAAGTTTTGCCTCCGGATGATCCCCTGCTCAAGAAATGCATCGACCCACTGGATGCATTGGCACGCTCAACTGTTAAATACGCACTGTCTGCTGAAAGATGTAAAGAAGCCTAG
- the LOC116010985 gene encoding uncharacterized protein LOC116010985 has translation MVKPLLYPGAMAKALVNKKPIPSYDNLLHIHNFINSKQTLPTLGLNHLEILAGSYLCVAGAVLGVIKKSGRLSLFGLLLIIWGVKKQAIFGKDASRSVLIFPTMFVALVSAFFSIRKDVRKLFRTLGIFSKRKHKYS, from the exons ATGGTAAAGCCACTTCTCTATCCAGGAGCCATGGCAAAAGCTCTTGTCAACAAGAAGCCCATCCCAAGCTATGACAACCTTCTCCATATCCATAACTTCATCAACTCCAAACAAACCCTTCCAACATTGGGCCTCAATCATCTAGAG ATTTTGGCAGGGAGTTACTTGTGTGTTGCTGGGGCAGTCTTGGGTGTGATTAAGAAGTCAGGGAGGCTTAGCCTCTTTGGGTTGCTGCTTATCATTTGGGGTGTCAAGAAACAAGCAATCTTTGGCAAAGATGCTTCAAGAAGTGTGTTAATATTCCCAACAATGTTTGTTGCTTTGGTTTCTGCTTTCTTTTCAATCAGAAAGGATGTGAGAAAGCTCTTCCGCACACTTGGAATCTTTAGTAAAAGAAAGCACAAATACAGTTGA
- the LOC116005041 gene encoding zinc finger CCCH domain-containing protein 39-like: protein MGDDESRKKPRSSEMHHLPVPSSDAGMRLDAQEACRRFSRGQCIKGELCRYAHVIGNVRETEGERGHWAVSQRRTERVNFCQFFLGGQPCPYGSKCRFLHETSGNLGDSDFRETSAICIATNNDGRRPKRQTNDPRVRQNQNTNPIWAKTKLCLMWEKMGRCWYGSTCTYAHGNAELRNVDYPNPLDSSRGHDQDTASNNTESGTVQHGKQFMFKWTDVKKISQVYADWIDDDASGQDGN, encoded by the exons ATGGGAGATGATGAATCTCGCAAAAAACCCAGATCCTCTGAAATGCATCATCTTCCAGTTCCTAGTTCGGATGCGGGCATGCGTTTGGATGCACAAGAAGCATGTCGGCGCTTTAGCAGGGGCCAATGCATAAAGGGTGAACTATGCCGTTACGCGCACGTTATCGGGAATGTCAGGGAAACTGAAGGCGAGAGAGGCCATTGGGCAGTGAGTCAGAGGAGAACCGAAAGAGTGAATTTCTGTCAGTTTTTCCTTGGTGGTCAGCCATGTCCGTACGGTAGCAAGTGCCGTTTTCTTCATGAAACTAGCGGAAACCTGGGTGACTCCGACTTCAGGGAGACCTCTGCCATATGCATTGCAACTAACAACGACGGACGCAGACCGAAGAGACAAACAAATGATCCTCGAGTGCGTCAGAATCAGAACACCAATCCGATCTGGGCGAAGACAAAGCTTTGTTTAATGTGGGAGAAAATGGGCCGCTGCTGGTATGGTTCCACCTGCACCTATGCTCATGGAAATGCAG AATTGCGCAATGTTGATTACCCAAATCCACTGGACTCTTCAAGAGGCCATGATCAAGATACTGCATCAAACAATACAGAATCTGGGACTGTACAGCATGGCAAGCAGTTCATGTTCAAGTGGACAGATGTCAAGAAGATCAGCCAAGTCTATGCTGACTGGATTGATGATGATGCATCAGGCCAAGATGGTAACTAA
- the LOC116010521 gene encoding uncharacterized protein LOC116010521: MAACSLGASSFKIRHLSLGYGGPKVTRSSGVKTRSLVGYNGLVISPNTKKPLIRRWCLGSEAQSSSSLDGNLEKAISSDGASPLVPNSNDVESFLAELCDTTSIAEIELKLGDFQLYVMRNLNGHITTSHPPISVPVSSPQNFEMPSSNGSAPAPSLAITKLASSDGIGTLLDKAADEGLVIIRSPRVGFFRRSRTIKGKRAPPSCKEKQQVKEGQVICYIEQLGGELPVESEVSGEVIKVLLEDGAPVGYGDPIISILPSFPGIKI, translated from the exons ATGGCTGCAT GCAGTTTAGGGGCTTCAAGTTTTAAGATAAGACATCTAAGTTTGGGTTATGGTGGACCCAAAGTGACTAGATCGTCTGGTGTAAAAACAAGGTCTTTGGTTGGGTATAATGGTCTGGTAATATCCCCCAATACAAAGAAACCATTGATTAGGCGGTGGTGTTTGGGTTCTGAAGCTCAAT CTAGTTCAAGTTTAGATGGAAATCTCGAGAAGGCCATTTCTTCTGATGGAGCTAGCCCACTGGTTCCAAATTCAAATGAT GTTGAATCATTCCTGGCAGAATTGTGTGATACAACCTCAATTGCAGAAATTGAACTAAAA CTTGGTGATTTCCAGTTATATGTGATGAGGAACTTAAATGGTCACATTACAACTTCACATCCTCCAATTTCTGTTCCTGTTAGTTCCCCCCAAAACTTTGAGATGCCTAGTTCAAATGGCTCTGCTCCTGCACCATCTCTAGCCATCACGAAATTAGCATCATCAGATGGGATTGGGACATTGCTTGATAAAGCTGCAGATGAAGGTTTAGTGATAATTCGATCCCCTAGG GTTGGCTTTTTCAGGAGATCTAGGACTATTAAGGGAAAGCGTGCACCTCCATCTTGTAAAGAG AAGCAACAAGTGAAGGAAGGCCAAGTAATCTGCTACATTGAACAACTTGGCGGGGAGCTCCCTGTTGAG TCTGAAGTATCCGGGGAGGTCATCAAAGTATTGCTAGAGGACGGAG CTCCAGTTGGATATGGTGATCCTATAATCTCGATTCTTCCTTCTTTCCCTggcattaaaatttaa
- the LOC116010184 gene encoding F-box/kelch-repeat protein At5g15710-like has protein sequence MWSTLPSDPLSVIFSYLSPDCLARAKSVCKNWCACANSAAAAPPPEGRQTQPPWFIALPTRFQKLVCYAHNPLHNYWHTLPLDFISYPFRPVASPGGGLVLLRLASSTTLQLAICNPFTRQLRHLPMLNTARTNPAVGVIESPNSSYRIYVAGGMSEAASYVPTLEMYESGGDKWRVIGAMPVEYAVRLTVWTANESVHSNGVLYWITSARAYSIMGFEVETKKWRQLSVPMGDRLEFAALLVTRKGQLRVVGGGGGVWVWELGEDDKWSVIETVPLELGMRLLGGNGSWGNVKCVGGIDGGAVYLYRDVGEGMVVWRGCVENGGWQWCWVEGCSSVRENQLHNFPIKGLLLHPNLGLCA, from the coding sequence ATGTGGAGCACCCTTCCTTCTGATCCCCTATCTGTCATCTTCTCTTATCTCTCCCCGGATTGTTTAGCCCGGGCCAAGTCCGTCTGCAAGAACTGGTGCGCCTGTGCCAACTCTGCCGCTGCAGCCCCGCCACCAGAGGGGCGGCAGACTCAGCCGCCATGGTTCATTGCTTTGCCCACGCGCTTCCAGAAGCTCGTCTGTTACGCTCATAACCCACTCCATAACTACTGGCACACATTACCGCTGGATTTCATTTCATATCCATTTCGCCCTGTGGCTTCCCCTGGGGGAGGTCTAGTGCTACTACGCCTTGCTAGTAGCACCACCCTTCAGCTAGCCATCTGCAATCCTTTCACCAGACAGCTCCGCCACCTTCCCATGCTAAACACCGCAAGAACTAACCCTGCAGTCGGGGTGATAGAGTCCCCCAATTCGAGCTATAGAATCTACGTGGCCGGAGGGATGTCGGAGGCAGCATCATACGTTCCAACGTTGGAGATGTACGAATCGGGTGGCGACAAGTGGAGGGTGATTGGAGCAATGCCAGTGGAATACGCTGTGAGGCTGACAGTGTGGACTGCGAATGAGAGTGTGCATAGCAATGGAgttctgtactggatcacttcAGCCCGGGCCTATAGCATAATGGGATTTGAAGTTGAGACTAAAAAATGGAGACAGTTGAGTGTACCAATGGGTGACAGGCTTGAATTTGCAGCATTATTGGTGACAAGAAAGGGACAGCTGAGAGTTGTGGGGGGTGGGGGAGGGGTATGGGTGTGGGAGCTTGGGGAAGATGATAAGTGGAGTGTGATTGAGACAGTGCCATTGGAGTTGGGAATGAGATTGTTGGGAGGGAATGGAAGTTGGGGAAATGTTAAGTGTGTAGGGGGGATTGATGGGGGGGCAGTTTATTTGTATAGGGACGTGGGAGAAGGAATGGTGGTTTGGAGGGGATGTGTGGAGAATGGTGGATGGCAATGGTGTTGGGTTGAAGGGTGTAGTTCAGTAAGGGAAAACCAGTTGCACAACTTCCCCATCAAAGGGCTATTATTGCATCCCAATCTCGGCCTTTGTGCATAA
- the LOC116010183 gene encoding putative pentatricopeptide repeat-containing protein At5g59900, whose protein sequence is MKLFLRPRRPLLNFGPERKFISSVRLNCTFKNAERNHIDDDETFIGTLNEIVRGRQSWSIALNDPFFSTRLKPRHIERVLLHTLDDSRLALRFFNFLGLHKNFHHSTASFCILVHALVQSNHFWPACSLLQTLLQRGLNPRLVFEELLNSYKRFNFASSLGFDLLIQSYVQNRKVLDAVLILRLMGECRLMAEFRTFGAVFGGLIRIRRYNIALSLFDEVVGWGVQPDCYMSTAVVKSWCELKDFDKAEEMVKWVERSGCELNVNMYNVLIHGLCKGGRVQEAIEVKNLLGCKGLNADVVTYQTLVLGLCRVDQFSVARKLMDEMLDLGFIPSNGVLSTVVDGLRRYGDIMAAFSLVDQVMKVGAVPSLIVYTNLMNSLSKDGKLEEALFLWERMGVKGLLPNGITYSVIIDTLCKSGKLDAAVDVFNDMLGSRTEPSVYPYNSLINGYCKAGKSHAGHSVLNKMFDKGMTPTVVTYTSLIDGYCKEGEVHMAFRLYHEMTGKGISPNAYTFTALISGLCHANLLDEARELFDEMVRVNVTPNEVTYNVMIEGYCKGGNTTKAFELFNEMVERGLVPDTYTYRSLIAGLCSVGRTSEAEKFVEDLQKENHKLNEMCFSALLYGLCKEGRLKDALSASNEMAGRGMNLDLVCYGILIYGALKHDKKQVINILKKMHDHGLRPDNVIYTSMVDAYGKDGDLKMALGCWDIMMGEGSIPNVLTYTVMINSLCKAGLADRAEILCKELLATGLIPNQFTYACFLDHLTREGYMEKAMQLHNAMLKGFLANAVTYNILIRGFCKLGEIHKATDTLVEMRDNGIPPDCISFSTVIYEFCRRGDLPGAMRIWDSMISSGLKPDTVAYNLLIYGCCIAGELGKAFELRNDMVRRGLNPNKRTQTLLDH, encoded by the coding sequence ATGAAGCTTTTCCTTCGGCCGCGCCGGCCCTTATTGAATTTCGGACCCGAACGGAAGTTCATTTCGAGTGTACGCTTGAACTGTACCTTCAAGAATGCAGAGCGTAACCACATTGACGATGACGAAACTTTCATAGGAACCCTAAACGAGATTGTTAGGGGAAGGCAGAGCTGGAGTATTGCCCTCAATGATCCCTTCTTTTCGACCCGACTCAAACCACGCCATATCGAGCGGGTGCTTCTTCATACCCTAGACGACTCCAGGTTAGCTCTGCGCTTCTTCAATTTTCTGGGGCTTCATAAGAACTTCCATCATTCCACTGCGTCTTTTTGCATTCTGGTTCATGCCTTAGTACAGTCCAATCATTTCTGGCCTGCTTGTTCGCTCTTGCAGACCCTTCttcaaagaggattgaatcccAGATTAGTTTTTGAGGAATTATTAAATTCGTATAAAAGATTTAATTTTGCTTCGAGTTTGGGTTTCGATTTGCTGATTCAAAGCTATGTTCAGAATAGGAAAGTATTGGATGCTGTGTTGATTCTGAGGCTTATGGGAGAATGTAGACTAATGGCTGAGTTTAGGACTTTTGGTGCTGTTTTTGGTGGACTGATTCGAATAAGGCGATACAATATAGCTCTCAGTTTGTTTGATGAGGTAGTGGGTTGGGGTGTCCAGCCTGACTGTTACATGTCCACAGCTGTGGTTAAGAGTTGGTGTGAGCTGAAGGACTTTGACAAAGCTGAGGAAATGGTGAAGTGGGTTGAAAGGAGTGGCTGTGAATTGAATGTCAACATGTATAATGTATTGATTCATGGGCTTTGCAAGGGTGGGAGAGTACAGGAGGCTATTGAGGTGAAAAATTTGTTGGGTTGCAAGGGGTTGAATGCTGATGTTGTCACATACCAAACTCTGGTTTTGGGGCTCTGTAGAGTGGATCAATTTAGTGTTGCTCGAAAATTGATGGATGAGATGTTGGATTTAGGCTTTATTCCAAGCAATGGTGTTCTGTCTACTGTGGTTGATGGGCTAAGGAGATATGGGGATATTATGGCTGCATTTTCCTTGGTTGATCAGGTGATGAAGGTTGGGGCAGTCCCAAGTTTAATTGTTTACACTAATTTAATGAACTCGTTGTCTAAAGATGGGAAGTTGGAGGAGGCATTGTTTCTTTGGGAGAGAATGGGAGTGAAAGGGCTGTTACCAAATGGTATAACTTACTCCGTTATCATTGACACTTTGTGCAAAAGTGGGAAATTGGACGCAGCTGTTGATGTCTTCAATGATATGCTTGGTTCTAGGACGGAACCATCTGTCTATCCCTATAACTCGTTGATCAACGGTTATTGCAAGGCAGGAAAATCTCATGCAGGACACTCTGTGCTCAACAAGATGTTTGATAAAGGAATGACCCCAACTGTTGTGACATATACATCATTGATAGATGGATACTGCAAAGAAGGGGAAGTTCACATGGCATTTAGACTTTATCATGAGATGACAGGCAAAGGAATTTCACCAAATGCGTACACCTTCACTGCACTTATCTCTGGTCTTTGCCATGCAAACTTGCTGGATGAAGCAAGGGAACTGTTTGATGAGATGGTGAGAGTAAATGTCACTCCAAATGAGGTTACCTATAATGTCATGATTGAAGGATACTGTAAAGGTGGAAACACGACTAAGGCCTTTGAATTGTTCAATGAGATGGTGGAGAGGGGTCTTGTCCCTGATACATACACCTATAGGTCTCTGATAGCTGGTCTTTGCTCTGTCGGCAGAACATCTGAAGCAGAAAAGTTTGTGGAGGACcttcaaaaagaaaatcataaactAAACGAGATGTGCTTCTCTGCCCTTCTTTATGGTCTTTGCAAGGAGGGAAGACTGAAAGATGCATTAAGTGCTAGTAATGAGATGGCAGGAAGAGGAATGAACTTGGACCTTGTATGTTATGGTATACTTATTTATGGAGCTCTAAAACATGATAAGAAACAGGTAATAAATATATTGAAGAAGATGCATGACCATGGTCTGAGGCCtgacaatgtaatatataccaGTATGGTCGATGCATATGGGAAAGATGGTGATCTTAAAATGGCATTAGGCTGTTGGGATATAATGATGGGTGAAGGGAGCATTCCTAATGTTCTGACATACACAGTGATGATAAATAGTTTGTGTAAGGCTGGATTAGCTGATAGAGCAGAGATCTTGTGCAAAGAGTTGCTAGCTACTGGTTTGATACCAAACCAGTTTACTTATGCTTGTTTCCTTGACCACCTAACAAGAGAAGGATACATGGAGAAGGCTATGCAGCTGCATAATGCAATGCTTAAAGGCTTTCTTGCTAATGCTGTCACTTATAATATACTTATTCGGGGCTTCTGTAAATTGGGTGAAATTCATAAAGCTACTGACACATTAGTTGAAATGAGAGATAACGGCATCCCCCCAGATTGTATTAGTTTCTCGACAGTTATTTATGAATTTTGTAGGAGAGGTGATTTGCCTGGAGCAATGAGGATCTGGGATTCCATGATCAGCAGTGGTCTGAAGCCTGATACAGTGGCTTATAATCTTTTGATATATGGTTGTTGCATTGCTGGAGAACTGGGCAAAGCTTTTGAATTGCGTAATGACATGGTGAGAAGAGGTCTAAATCCCAACAAGAGAACACAGACTTTACTAGACCATTGA